CGGGGCAGCCAGCTCTTACCTTCCCTGGTGACTGGGAGAATGTGGTCACTGCTGGCCAGCGGGATGCAGAGGTCATTGTCCTTGGGGAAGCGGCTGCAGTCCAGCATGTCGGGCCAGGGGAAGCCGAAAGCAGACATCACTGGCGCGCAGCTCTCCTTCACCTCCTCACAGAGCGAGTGGCAGGGCTGGATGATCTCGTCCAGGTCATCGATGCAGACGGGAGCAAAGAGGGAGCAGAGGAATTTCCTGGTGTCGGGGTGACACTGCTTCTGCACCAGCGGGATCCAGGTGGaggcctgctccagcacctcctgcaccGTCTCGTGCCCCAGCAGGTTGGGCAGCCGCATGCTCTGGTACTCGATGCCTCGGCACAGGAGCATCGGGGCGGGGATGGGTTTGCAGTTGGAGCGCTTGTAGGAGAAGTCGGGCTCCCCGAAGGGGAAGAGCCCGGCGGCCGAAGCCAGGCACTGGgaggccagcaggagcagggcgCAGAGGCGGCGCGGCATGGCGGGGCGGTGGGCTGAGCAGAGTGCCGAGCGGCCCCAGCTCacgctgctctgctgcctgacGGACGGAGGCTCTGAGAGGTGCGGGGGCCAACGGGAGTTCTCTGGATGTTTTGTATGCAAATGGCAGGGGGAGCGGGGGGCTGGGAGGAGCTTGGTGACAGCCATCCGGAAAGGATTGGTCACTACTTTCTTGCTCTGTTTCGGCTCGGGGGGGATTGTCTTTTGGCAGGAAATCCTTAAAAGTGTGTGCGTGGGGAAGGGGCGGAAACATCCCCGCGAACAAAAACCCCCGGAGCCCCTTGTCCGAgcaggggctgcggggccgcTTCGGGGTCGCGGCTGCTCCGCGATGAGCTGTACAGCTCCCCGAGCCGCTGCGGAGCGGCTGGACGCTCCTCTCTCCTCGCCCCCCCGTGCCCACGCTTGGTCCGTTCACCGTTCACCGACGGTGAAGTGATGTTGCCGGCTCACTTCCCCAGTCTTGGACGTGGGAGCAGGAGGTGTAAGCCACCTCACTGTGGGAGAGTGCAGAGTACCCCCACTTGTAGCACCCAGGGCAGCGAAGGGcaagggggggggaagaaaatgtgaacCACAAGCGTGCTCCTTACCCCTGATGGAGGTACCTCCCTGCCCACGGGGCTGTCCCGCAGCTG
The Lagopus muta isolate bLagMut1 chromosome 4, bLagMut1 primary, whole genome shotgun sequence genome window above contains:
- the SFRP2 gene encoding secreted frizzled-related protein 2 gives rise to the protein MAVTKLLPAPRSPCHLHTKHPENSRWPPHLSEPPSVRQQSSVSWGRSALCSAHRPAMPRRLCALLLLASQCLASAAGLFPFGEPDFSYKRSNCKPIPAPMLLCRGIEYQSMRLPNLLGHETVQEVLEQASTWIPLVQKQCHPDTRKFLCSLFAPVCIDDLDEIIQPCHSLCEEVKESCAPVMSAFGFPWPDMLDCSRFPKDNDLCIPLASSDHILPVTREAPKVCDACKNKNEDDNDIMENLCKNDFALKIKVKEIAYINGDTKITPETKSKTIYKLNGLTERDLRKIVLWLKGGLQCTCDEMNDINVPYLVMGQKQAGELVITSLKRWQKGQRAFKRFSRSIRKLQC